Below is a genomic region from Persicimonas caeni.
ACGGCGACGGGTTCCAGGCCACCGCCTGTGGGGGCGATGACTGCGACGATACCGACGCGGCCGTGCATCCGGGGGCGACGGAGGTCTGTGGCAACGGCGTCGACGACGATTGCGATGCGACCACCGCGGATTTGTTCGACGCCGACTCGGACGGAACCAACTGTGCGGTTGACTGCGATGATTCGGACGCGTCGGTTTATCCCGGTGCGACCGAAGTTTGCGGCAATGGCGTCGATGACGATTGCGATGCGACCACGGCGGATCTGTTCGACGCGGACTCGGACGGGACGACGTGCGACGTGGACTGCGACGACAGCAACGCGTCGGTCTATCCCGGAGCGGCCGAAGTGTGCGGAAACGGCGTCGACGACGACTGTGACGCGACCACGGCGGATCTGTTCGACGCGGACTCGGACGGGGTGACGTGCGACGTGGACTGCGATGATTCGGACGCCTCAGTTTATCCCGGAGCGACCGAAGTGTGCGCGAACGGCGTCGACGACGACTGCGACGCGAGCACCGTCGACGTGTACGACAGCGACTCCGATGGCGCGACGTGCGACGTCGACTGCAATGACAGCAACGCGTCGGTTTATCCCGGCGCGACAGAAGACTGCAGCAACGGCGTCGATGACGACTGTAACGGCCAGGTCGACGCGAACGACGCCGATTGTCAGACCGTCGCCGAGGTCTGTGACAACGGGATCGATGACGACTCGGACGGCCTCGTCGATTGCGCCGATTCGCAATGCTCCGCGCACGCGGCGTGTGCGGGGAACCTGTGCAGCAACGCCATTTCGATCTCGGGCTCGGCGAGCTACACGATCGACACGAGTGTGTTGACCGACGACTACGCGGGCTCGTGCGGCACGACGGGCGGCCCGGAGGTCGTCTTCGAGTTGACACTCTCCGGGGACTCCGACGTGCATATCGACACGATGGCCTCCGACTACGACACGTACCTGTACGTGCGCGAGACGACCTGTGACACCGGTCTGGAGAGCGCGTGCAACGAAGACGTCAATATCGCCGAGTCGTGGTCGCGCATCGCCATGCACGCGCTCGCTCCGGGCACTTATTACGTGTTCGCGGACACGTCGGGCATCGGTGGGGGGACGCTGGCGTTCGACGTGGTCGTCTCGTCGGTCTGGTCGCACTCGCCGGGCATCGTCGAAAATGACCCGCTCGTGCGCATGCCGGGCACGCAGCCGGCCGACGGCGTCAGCGTCGAGGGGCCTGGGCGTTGCCTGAACTGTCACGACGACTACGATCCGGTCGCCTCGCCGGGGCATATGTGGAAGGGCTCGATGATGGCGCAGTCGGCGCGCGACCCCATCTTCTGGGCGGCGATGACCGTGGCTGCCCAGGACGCCATCTGGGCGCTGGGCGACGCCAACGCGACCGACCTGTGCGAGCGCTGCCACTTCCCCAGCGGCTGGATCGAGGGGCGGAGCGACCCGACGAACGCCTCGCAGATGACGGGCAGCGACTACGACGGGGTGCACTGTGACTTCTGTCACCAGATGTACGACCCGTTCTTCGAGGATACCTTCAACGGCACCCGCGAGGGCAACGACTGGGTGGGCTACTGGGACGAGACCGACCTGAGCAGCACGCCGTCGAGCACACGTGCGCTGGACACCTATATTGCCGACGACACGCTCAACGACCTTGTGGCGTACTTCAACGGCGGCCCGTTTTACGACGCGAACAACCAGCCGATGAGTCCGAACTATACGGAGAACGCCGGCGGACAATACTTCGCGAGCAGCGGAGGGGAGAAGCGCGGTCCGATGGCCGACGACACCGCCTCGCACAGCACGCTGTATAGCCGATATCACAAGAGCAAATACATGTGTGGGACGTGTCACGACGTGTCGAACTCGGTGCTGCACAACCTCTCATACGCCGGGACCACGCCGGGGGACGGCACTACGGTGCTGCCGTCGGAGAAGGACAACGCCGCGAGCTACTTCCACGTCGAGCGCACCTTCTCGGAGTTCATGTTGTCGGCCTACGGTCAGCAGGGCGGGTCGCCGGGGACGGGGGCGTACGCGCCGAGCAACTTCGACACCGAGCGTCCCAATGACGTGATCGCCACGTGTCAGAACTGCCATATGCCGATCGTGACCGGGAAGGGCGCCGACAAGAATAGCGCGCCGCTTCGGCCCGACGACAGCATCGAGCACCCCAAGACGGGCGTGCCGCAGCACGACCTGACCGGCGGCAATATGTTGGTGCCCACGATTCTGGCGAGTACGCTGCAGGGTTCGCCGAATTACGACGCCACCAACGCCAGCCTGCTCGGGCAGGGGCCGTCGGTGCTCACGCTCGACTTCACGCAGGGCCTGCAGCTCGACGCGACAGCCTTGCTCGACGCGGCGAGCCGCGCGCAACAGACGCTGCAGCGAGCGGCGACGATCGAGAACGTCGCCTACGACGCGGCCACCGGTCAGCTCGACTTCCGCATCGACAACCACACCGGCCACAAGCTCATCTCGGGCTTCCCGGAGGGGCGGCGCATGTTCGTCAATATCCGGGCGTACAACTCCGGCGGGCAGGTGATCTGGGAGGTCAACCCGTACGACTCGGCCGCGGCGACGCTCAAGGGCTTGTCGGCCGACTATTCGCCGAATAGCCCGGCGCTCGAGCCGTGGGAGGAGTACGTCGACGAGCTGGTCTACGAGATGCACCCGTCGAGCTCGCTGACGGGCGAAGCCAAGACCTTCCACTTCGTGTTGGCCGACGGGCGCGAGAAGGACAACCGCATCCCGCCCAAGGGCTTCCGTATCAACGAGGCGGCCGCCCGCCAGGTCGAGCCGGTGTGGCATGGTCAGTCGTCGCCGGGCTACTTCACCAGCGCCGAGTACGCCGGCGGCTGGGACGACGTATCGCTGACGATCGTCGCCGGGGCGGCCGCGGTCGACATCGAGCTGTACTACCAGACCATCAGCCGCGAGTACGCCGAGTTCCTGCGCGACGAGATCAACGGGGATGCGACGACCTTGCCGAGCCCGACGTTGGCCGGCAACGCCATCGCGTACGTCGCCCAGGACGACCCGTTCTTCAGCCAACTCAGGGCATGGGGCGATACGTTCTGGCAGTTGTGGGACCACAACAAGCACGTGCCGGGTGCGGCGCCGGTGTTGATGACGTCGGCGTCCGCGCCTTGAAATCACCTCCGGCTCGCCCACGTTTTGTACGTGAGTGCACCGCCCGAACCGACGAGGGCGGTGCACTGAAATAGTAACCTAGGTTCTCGATGCACGGGGGAGACGATGCCCTACCACAGCAACGCCGAGCTGCCCGACAGCGTCAAAGATAACCTTCCCAAGCACGCCCAGGACATCTACCGCGAGGCGTTCAACAATGCCTACGACCGCTTCTCCGATCCCGACAAGCGCCGGGGGGATGCGTCGCGCGAGGAGGCGTCGCACAAGGTGGCGTGGAACGCGGTCAAGCAGGAGTATCACAAGGAAGACGGCGAGTGGAAACGCGACTGAGCCGGCCGACGGCGCATTCTAAGCGACTTCCAACGAGACACCATCGCGGTGTCTGAGGTGTCAAGATGCCAGTTCCACCGCCTATCCGGAAGGCTCTGGGGATTTACGACCGCCAAATGGAGCGGCTCAACCAAGCCATCCGACAGCAAATTGGCTATTTCGATTCCATCCGCGTGCTTCCCTACAACGGCTTCGGCGCCTCGGACGGGGTGTGGCTCAAAGGCCGGGTGCTAGCCGACGACAAGGTCGACGCCGAGCAGGGGGACAACGAGCTCGAGAAGCTCGCCAATATGTTCCGCCGTGCCCACACCGACGAGGTGCCCGAGGCTCAGGTGCGCGTCTCCTTTGGCAAGCGCACGGTTCAGGTGGAGACGTCGTGGGAGGGCTTCTTCGACGTCGACATCTTACCCGACGAGAGCCTCGAACCGGAGGCGTTGTGGCACGACGTCGACCTCGAACTCATCTCTCCGCGGCCGCATGTCGACCAGCCGACATTTCGGTTCCGAGGCGAGGTCCAAATCCCCTCCAACCCTCGCATCGGTATCATCAGTGATATCGACGACACGATCATCAAGACGGGCGCCGATACCATCTTTCGGCAGGCGCGCATCGTTTTGCTCAACGGGCCGTATAGCCGAACGCCCTTTGCCGGGGTGGGGGCGTTTTACCGAGCGCTTCAAAATGTGGACGGCGAGCCGACCAACCCGATGTTCTACGTGTCGTCGTCCCCGTGGAATATGTACGACCTGTTCGACGAGTTCTTCCGGGCGCACGATATCCCCAAAGGCACCATCTTCCTGACTGACTTCGGTCTCGACCGCGACAAGTTCATCGCCGGTGGGCACGACCACAAGACGCGCCGCATCCAGCGCGTCCTCGATACCTACCCGGACCTCGACTTCATCTTTATCGGCGACACGGGACAACACGACCCCAAGTTGTACCGCGAGTTGGTCTACGAGAATCCTGGCCGCGTCGCCGCGGTCTATATCCGGGACGTGCATCCGAACGTCGACGAGGAGCGTGACGCCGAGGTGGGGCGGATTGCCGAGGAGTTGGAGTCGGAGGGCGTCCAGATGTTGCGCGTCGAGGACACCCTCGATGCGGCTCGTCATGCCTGTGAGCATGGCTACATCGAGCCGGCCGACCTCGACCGTGTCGTGGAGGCGTGTCGGGCCGAACAAGCCCGGCCCGACGAGCCTCGCGGTGCCATCAAGAGGCTCGCCAGCCGGTTTCTTGCTTAGTAATTGGATAGGCTTAGTAAATGGATAGGCTGAGTGATTGGATAGTCTTAGTAACTCGATAGTCGCGAGTGAGTGGCCGCTATTGCGCGGCGGGTTGGAGTTCGTAGGTCTCCACCGCGGCCGCCTCGACTTCGTCTCGCTCGAAGAGCAGGTCGGTCGGTGTGTTCGACAGCCACTCGTCCATCAGGCTGTTGTAGAACGGTGACTCGCGGTGCAGGTCTTGGCCACCAGGCAGCTGGAAGTTGCCGCGCATGCCCTCGTCGGTGGCCCCGAAGACAACCCGGGTCGACGCGCCGGCGGAGTGGCTGTAATCGCCGTCGCGGCCGCGCGGGTTGGCCACGTCGACGGTGGTGTAGCCCCCGTCGTTCGCATACGGCCCTTCGTCGAATAGCGTGATGCCCGCCGACGAGAAGAGACTCGACAGCGTCACCGTGTGAATCCTCCCCCACAACCAGTCGCTCGCCGCGGTGCTGCCGAAGAGGTCTTCGAGTTCGGTAGCCGTGGATTCGAGCGCGGCGACCACCACATCGGCGCGTGTCTCGACGGCGGCGTCGGTGGTCACGTCGTCGAAATAGGCGGTGCCGTTGATGAGGGAGTCGGGATCGAGGAAGAGGCGCGACAGTGGGGACTGGAGGGTGCGCCAGCTTTGGCGAGCGTCATAGTCGTCGGTCGAGGCGAGTTCGTCGGCGAAGGCCGCTTCGGTCAGGTTCGGCAAGAGCACGTGGAACGCCGAGCATCCCGCGGCTTCGCCGACCACGCTCTGGTCGTCGACCGGGGCGGCG
It encodes:
- a CDS encoding putative metal-binding motif-containing protein, with the translated sequence MTGHLNTILEHRARGLLHVALWLLLVATLAACSSDEPEKEARDTGVTVDADDEADAPVEDVGVPDVTDVTDVTDATDATDVTDATDAADATDVTDATDATDATDATDVTDATDATDVTDATDVTDATDVTDATDVTDATDVTDATDATDATDAEDSGDVDLICPDADGDGFQATACGGDDCDDTDAAVHPGATEVCGNGVDDDCDATTADLFDADSDGTNCAVDCDDSDASVYPGATEVCGNGVDDDCDATTADLFDADSDGTTCDVDCDDSNASVYPGAAEVCGNGVDDDCDATTADLFDADSDGVTCDVDCDDSDASVYPGATEVCANGVDDDCDASTVDVYDSDSDGATCDVDCNDSNASVYPGATEDCSNGVDDDCNGQVDANDADCQTVAEVCDNGIDDDSDGLVDCADSQCSAHAACAGNLCSNAISISGSASYTIDTSVLTDDYAGSCGTTGGPEVVFELTLSGDSDVHIDTMASDYDTYLYVRETTCDTGLESACNEDVNIAESWSRIAMHALAPGTYYVFADTSGIGGGTLAFDVVVSSVWSHSPGIVENDPLVRMPGTQPADGVSVEGPGRCLNCHDDYDPVASPGHMWKGSMMAQSARDPIFWAAMTVAAQDAIWALGDANATDLCERCHFPSGWIEGRSDPTNASQMTGSDYDGVHCDFCHQMYDPFFEDTFNGTREGNDWVGYWDETDLSSTPSSTRALDTYIADDTLNDLVAYFNGGPFYDANNQPMSPNYTENAGGQYFASSGGEKRGPMADDTASHSTLYSRYHKSKYMCGTCHDVSNSVLHNLSYAGTTPGDGTTVLPSEKDNAASYFHVERTFSEFMLSAYGQQGGSPGTGAYAPSNFDTERPNDVIATCQNCHMPIVTGKGADKNSAPLRPDDSIEHPKTGVPQHDLTGGNMLVPTILASTLQGSPNYDATNASLLGQGPSVLTLDFTQGLQLDATALLDAASRAQQTLQRAATIENVAYDAATGQLDFRIDNHTGHKLISGFPEGRRMFVNIRAYNSGGQVIWEVNPYDSAAATLKGLSADYSPNSPALEPWEEYVDELVYEMHPSSSLTGEAKTFHFVLADGREKDNRIPPKGFRINEAAARQVEPVWHGQSSPGYFTSAEYAGGWDDVSLTIVAGAAAVDIELYYQTISREYAEFLRDEINGDATTLPSPTLAGNAIAYVAQDDPFFSQLRAWGDTFWQLWDHNKHVPGAAPVLMTSASAP
- a CDS encoding ChaB family protein, with the protein product MPYHSNAELPDSVKDNLPKHAQDIYREAFNNAYDRFSDPDKRRGDASREEASHKVAWNAVKQEYHKEDGEWKRD
- a CDS encoding App1 family protein, which gives rise to MPVPPPIRKALGIYDRQMERLNQAIRQQIGYFDSIRVLPYNGFGASDGVWLKGRVLADDKVDAEQGDNELEKLANMFRRAHTDEVPEAQVRVSFGKRTVQVETSWEGFFDVDILPDESLEPEALWHDVDLELISPRPHVDQPTFRFRGEVQIPSNPRIGIISDIDDTIIKTGADTIFRQARIVLLNGPYSRTPFAGVGAFYRALQNVDGEPTNPMFYVSSSPWNMYDLFDEFFRAHDIPKGTIFLTDFGLDRDKFIAGGHDHKTRRIQRVLDTYPDLDFIFIGDTGQHDPKLYRELVYENPGRVAAVYIRDVHPNVDEERDAEVGRIAEELESEGVQMLRVEDTLDAARHACEHGYIEPADLDRVVEACRAEQARPDEPRGAIKRLASRFLA